In Peptococcus niger, a single window of DNA contains:
- the ltrA gene encoding group II intron reverse transcriptase/maturase: MINQKPNHKATKARYYDMQELQDDLYARSKAGEIFGDLWSLIVSPNNLKLTYRTIKSNKGSHTPGTDGKTIEDIARLSDEDYLNLMISKLSWLQPKKVRRVEIPKPNGKKRPLGIPCIEDRLAQQAILQILEPIMEAKFSPYSYGFRPNKSAEHAINECYRLMQRSHCTYAIDFDIKSFFDEVNHRKLMRQLWTLGIRDTKLLQIIKQMLKAPIVLPSGQIEYPTKGTPQGGILSPLLANVVLNELDWWLSSQWKDFHRQLNKPPKPQYNKNGNRNLGSEYTAMRKTKLKEFYFVRYADDFKIFCKTRKEAVLLKHAITQWLSHRLKLQISPEKTKIVNLKKNYSEFLGFKLKLQPKSHKWVVNARMSDKTKANTRKQLSKQLKNIQKPKSGKVQALEIDLYNSMVMGIQNYYGIANNVTKDLAEIQRTTSIKFKNRFGKALKKEGQIDNIKLKERYGKSKQVRWINGKPVIPIGFYKSRNPMAQKAGACQYTPEGRGLLQKKIPKSGSDEVMHYLMTHPVRNASLEYNDNRISLYAGQHGKCGLTGQELVPGDIHCHHKLPRKLGGKDNYQNLILLTTPAHKLVHATNPDTISYLSSQLRLDGKQLKKLNKLRKTTKLEPIQLATVNETNQVGLIKDMNQLK; this comes from the coding sequence TTGATAAATCAAAAACCAAACCACAAAGCCACAAAAGCCCGGTATTACGACATGCAAGAATTGCAAGATGACCTATATGCCAGAAGTAAGGCCGGAGAAATCTTTGGTGACCTTTGGTCGCTAATTGTCTCCCCTAACAACCTGAAACTGACCTATAGAACCATTAAAAGCAACAAGGGCAGTCATACACCGGGAACGGACGGAAAAACCATTGAGGACATTGCAAGATTATCAGATGAGGACTACCTCAACCTAATGATAAGCAAGCTCTCATGGCTCCAACCGAAGAAAGTAAGACGAGTAGAAATCCCCAAGCCCAATGGCAAGAAGCGCCCTCTAGGTATTCCCTGTATTGAAGATAGACTTGCCCAGCAAGCCATTCTACAAATACTGGAGCCTATCATGGAAGCTAAGTTCAGTCCGTACTCTTATGGCTTCAGACCTAACAAGAGTGCAGAGCACGCCATAAATGAGTGCTACCGACTGATGCAGAGAAGTCACTGCACTTATGCCATTGACTTTGACATTAAGTCTTTCTTTGATGAAGTCAATCATAGAAAGCTTATGCGTCAACTTTGGACACTAGGTATCCGGGATACGAAACTCTTGCAAATTATTAAACAAATGCTAAAAGCGCCTATTGTATTGCCAAGTGGGCAAATAGAATACCCTACCAAGGGAACACCCCAAGGCGGTATCCTATCTCCCTTATTGGCAAATGTGGTTCTAAATGAATTGGACTGGTGGCTATCTAGTCAGTGGAAGGATTTTCACCGGCAACTAAATAAGCCACCAAAGCCGCAATACAATAAGAACGGCAACAGAAACCTAGGTAGCGAATATACGGCAATGCGTAAAACAAAGCTCAAGGAATTTTACTTTGTCCGCTATGCAGATGATTTCAAAATCTTCTGCAAAACACGCAAAGAAGCTGTCCTCTTGAAGCACGCTATAACCCAATGGCTCAGCCACCGGTTAAAGCTACAAATCTCGCCTGAAAAGACAAAAATTGTCAACCTCAAGAAGAACTACAGCGAATTTCTTGGTTTCAAGTTAAAGCTCCAGCCTAAGTCGCATAAATGGGTAGTCAATGCCCGAATGAGTGACAAGACTAAAGCCAATACGAGAAAGCAATTGTCAAAACAGCTAAAGAATATCCAGAAGCCAAAAAGCGGAAAAGTGCAGGCCCTTGAAATAGACCTATACAATTCCATGGTTATGGGGATCCAAAACTACTATGGCATTGCCAATAATGTGACCAAAGACCTTGCTGAAATACAGAGGACAACTAGCATTAAGTTTAAAAATCGGTTTGGTAAAGCCCTCAAGAAAGAGGGACAAATAGACAACATTAAGCTTAAAGAGCGATATGGTAAATCTAAACAGGTAAGGTGGATAAACGGTAAACCGGTAATACCCATAGGGTTTTACAAGTCCCGTAATCCAATGGCACAAAAAGCTGGAGCCTGTCAATACACACCGGAAGGCAGGGGCCTCTTGCAAAAGAAAATTCCCAAGTCAGGAAGCGATGAAGTCATGCACTATCTAATGACCCATCCGGTTAGAAATGCCAGCCTAGAATACAATGATAATCGAATATCCTTGTATGCCGGGCAACATGGCAAATGTGGATTAACAGGTCAAGAATTGGTACCCGGTGACATACACTGCCACCACAAGCTACCTAGGAAGCTAGGTGGCAAGGATAACTACCAAAATCTAATCCTGCTTACGACACCGGCCCACAAGCTGGT